tctcatcaACCTGAGAACACTATTCcctcagtgaagcatggtggtggcagcatcatgctgtggggatgtttttcattggcagggactgggaaactggtcagaattgaaggaatgatggatggtgctaaatagagggaaattcttgaggggaaacctgtttcagtcttccagagatttgagactgggacggaggttcaccttccagcaggacaatgaccctaaacatactgCTAAAAAAACATGAATGGTTATGCACGctcaaatagttttttttcttgtttgtttcacaaaaaatattttgcgtcttcaaagtggtaggcatgttgtgtaaatcaaatgatacaaagcccccaaaaatctattttaattccaggttgtaaggcaacaaaataggaaaaatgccaagggggtgaatactttcgcaagccactgtattgtTGTACTATAGAAGTACAGTACTTTGTACTATAGAAGTACCGTGAGTACCCAAATTTTTTGTATTGCTGGTAAGTATGCTAGATTAATGTACAATCTGTAGGTTTTACCTACATGTTAGACAGTAAGGGCCAGATACAGATTAGGCTAAATTTGGacaaaaaaaaactgtcaatggagattcaggactaggcttaatctgtttgTTGATTAATTCACTAaaaggtatttttttattttacctttatttaaccaggtaggccagttgagaacaagttctcatttacaactgcgaccaggccaagataaagcaaagcagtgtgacaaaaacaacagagttacacatgggataaacaaacgtacagtcaataacacaatagaaaaatctatatacagtgtgtgcaaatgtagtaagattagtgagttaaggcaataaattgtCCATAGAGGCAAAAaatttacaatttagcattaacactggagtgatagatgtgcagaagatgatgtgcaattagagatactgggatgcaaaacaaataacaatatggggatgaggtagttgggttggctatttacagatgggctgtgtacaggtgcagtgatcggtaagctgctctgacagctgatgctgcaagttagtgagggagatataagtctccagcttcagtgatttttgcaattcgttccagtcattggcaacaaaGAACTTGtaggaaaggcagccaaacgaggagttggctttggggatgaccagtgaaatatacctgctggagcgcgtgctatgggtgggtgttgctatggtgaccagagagctgagataaggtggggctttacctagcaaagacttatagatgacctggagccagtgggtttgccgacgaatatgaagcgagggccagccaacgagagcatacaggtcgctgtggtgggtagtatatggggctttgatgacaaaatggacggcactgtgatagactgcatccaatttgctgagtagagtgttggaggctattttgtaaatgacatcgtcaaAGTCaatgatcggtaggatagtcagttttacgagggtatgtttggcagcatgagtgaaggaggctttgttgtgaaataggaagccgattctagatttaattttggattggagatggttaatgtgagtctggaaggagagtttacagtctaacgagacacctaggtatttgtagttgtccacatattctaagtcaaaaccgtccagagtagtgatgctagtcaggtgtgggcagcaatcggttgaagagcatgcatttcgttttactagcatttaagagcagttgaaggccacggaaggagtgttgtatggcattgaagctcgtctggaggtttgttaaaaattaacagtgtccaaagaagggccagaagtatacagaatggtgttatcTGCgctagaggtggatcagagaatcaccagcagcaagagcgacatcattgatatatacagagaaaagagtcggcccgagaattgaacccagtggcacccccatagagactgccagaggtccagacaacagacacactgaaggtTCCTCTTTGTATCATCCCTTGGTATTCAACCTAATCAATGATGTTATTACACAATGTTCAGTCTGAGCTGCGTGGTCCTCTGTGGATCAACACTGACATCCTACCAGGCCACAGAGGCAAGGCCACACCCCTTGACCCCAATGACTTCCTGGTGGCCGCAGTGACCTCTGCTGCAGATACGGACAACCCATGTAAGTTAGCCTGAACACATTTGCAGGTGCAACCCTTAACCCAAGTTGTGGTGCAACGAATCAAAGCATTGTTTATTCCTTGTGTTTGCATTTATGCCTATTGAAACAAACATAAAATGAATACATTAACTGTCATCTGCAAAACAGCCAGTGATTATTGTGTAGGTTAGACTACCATGCTAGTGTGCCTGTCCCTTACCATCTCACTTTTCCGACTGCTTCTTAGGCTACAGCTGGGAGATGGTGAGAGAAATGGAGGCAGTGTCGGACCCTGAGACAGCCGGTCACTTCCCCTGTCAGAACAGCCCTCCTGGCCCAGTCGTTCCCCCAGCTACCCTGGCTTCTACAACAGTCAGACAGGTACAGTGCTAAATCGTGTGTGAGCAGCCCTCCTGGCCCAGTCATTCCCCTAGCTCCACTGGCTTCTAAAACAGAGACAGGTAGGATATGGCTCTCACACCCAGAACCCCTGATAGACCCCTAGCCTCTACCCACTAGTCTAGCCCCTATCCCTTATTCACTACCCTGCCTTCTCCCAGTGTAGTCAACCATCAGACAATAAAGACCCTGTCTCTGTTTCGTTCCCCCTCTCTGGTACAGCCTGACATTGtagacacatagtgatgtttgCTGATCTGATCTTGTCTATAaccctgtctctgtgttgttATCTCCCTCTTAGGTACAGCCTGACAGTGTGGACAGGCCAGACTGATGTTTTGTCCTTCTGCCCTACAGGAGAGACATAGACAAGAGCAGAGTCTATTATGACCTGCTGGACTCCCTGgctactgatctaggatcaggtgctCCCATGTCCAGGCATTAGGAGGAGATATGGGAAGCTGCCCgtgttcaccttcagcgggccgtgctgcgccagaaaaaCAGAGCAGACCGTCAccacagtgaggccccggtgttcgcactggGGGACTGGGTCTGGCTTCTCAACCCAAAatctgcccctccgcttgccctgccagtagctgggtctgcggtttgtggggccatttaaagtcctgaggagagtgaacaaggtttgttacaggttacagcttccccccgattaccgtattaacccctcgttccatgtctctcctcaggctggtggtggttggcccgctccaggattctgaggtgcgggaggttcctctgccccctctggacatcgagggggccccaggGTACTCCATCCACTCCATACTGGAtttgaggcgtcgggcgaggggccttcagtacctcgtggagtgggaggggtaagGTCCGGAGGAGAGGTCCTGTGTTTCGGTCGAGGacatgttggacccttcaatgctgcaggagttcTCCCGTCtctgtccggatcgccctgcgcctcgccctccgggtcgtcaccgaggccggtgtcggcgtgcTGCTGGAGCCGTGCGTCAAGTGGGGGTACTGTCataacttctgccgaagtcggtccctttccttgttcgggtggcgctcggtggTCGGCGTCGCcgatcttctagccatcatcgatccacttttcatgttccatttgttttgtcttgtcttctcacacacctggtctcaattcccctcattacatgttgtgtattgaaCCCTCTGTTACCCCCGTGtatttgtgtggaattgtttgtttgtaggTGCTTGTCTTCATTTTACCCATGTTCATTTTATTCTTGATGCCGATGGTTTTgcaattaaactgctccggctattaccaagttctgctctcctgcgtctgacttccctgccaccagttacgcaccccttacagtattTTTCAAATAATACACCATTATGCTCATAAATTGTATGACATGTCACCCTTGAGATTTCCTGTTTCAGctcatttacatttgagtaatttagcagatgctcttatccagagtgatttacagttagtgcattcatctaaaTATAGCTAGATGTGACAACCAAATATCACAGTCGTAGTAAGTATATTGTTCCTCGATAAAGCAGAAATCAGCATCAGAGGGAAGctagttccaccattggggttccagggcagagaagagctttgacttgGCTGAGTGGGAGCTGACCTCCCTTAGAGGTAGGACAGCCAAGAAACCAGAGATGgcagaacagaatgctcggggaggatgtagggtttgagcatagcctgaaggtagggagactcagttccccttgctgctccataggcaagcaccatggtcttgtagtggatgcgagctttgaCTTGAAGCCAATGGAGTTtacagaggagcggggtgacattgGAAAACAAGGGAAGGTTGTACACCAGATGGGCTGCAACGTTGTGGATAAGTTGGAAGGGATTTGAAGGCACAagtggggagcccagccaacagagcgttgcagtagtccagatgggATATGATGAATTGGATTAGAACCTGCAACACTTCTTGTGTGATGAAAGGTCGTACTctatggatgttgtagagcatgaacctgcaggagcgagtcactgttTTGATGTTTGCAAAGAACGGCAGGGTgttgccaaggttcttagcactctgggagggggaaaCCAAGGAGTTGTCGACCGCGATGGAGAAGTCCTGGAAtgggcaggccttccccgggagaAAGAGCACTCCAtattgtcgaggttgagcttgaggtggtgggctgacatccaagctgagatattgtccaggtttcaaacaatgaaGGGAGAGGAAAATAAGGTGATGCTACAGTAATTAGAGACCTAGccgtcttctggtagatggaaaggctttcccaaaaaccttctcagttaaatgttaactagctacaaagtagcctatgcctacctggcagaatgatgtcATGATTATTTGTATCAATCCaatggccatttgttttgcaaactccatcATGTGCTACagaccaaacaacagtgctagttGCTTGCACACTTGAATTAAAGCTTAACTACGACCCTTAACAGTGGTCtcttgatgtggtttaagcattgttatgtCCTTACAACATCAAATtgtgttgtttttctattaaGAAAGTGTGACTTTGAAAGCAAAAACTGAACAAATAATGTGAATTCTGTTTCAATAGTAGGGCTActtgcacagtacagcttgggttggactgactgtgaaagaccaatatagGATTGATAATATTTAAGGGTCCAGGGTGTATGCTACTGTCtcgtagatttttttttacacaggGCACCTTTCATTTGCCGGTCGGGCTGTTTGGGACATTTTGGGCAAAattagagtatacccacttctccaggcaccactacaccactgatggAGCCCAGTGACTCTGTGTATAGAGAAAAGGGCCGTAAAGCAGTTTATTAGCAGTGAAGGAGCACAACAGAACAAGCGAAAGGCAATACAACAACTATCTCGTCAAATGGTATACAAAACAGCAGTGTTGAATAAATACTCAGCAAATATAATGCTCTGACGTTCTTACTAATCACTTTGTGTTCAAGAATCTTGATTGtcttatttacattttttggtgTTCGTTTTTCCCACTGACACATTAATATTTTCCTTAGTGACTTAGATCTTCCACAGTCAGAGGAGTTAGCCTGAGTCCCAGATGTGTTTGTGCTGTGTTGCCAATCCATTGCTTTCAGTCTGTCATTGATTTAGTCAGAGAATGACTCACTCCCCCTTCCCTTTGAAGAGTAAATTCTTCTGTCCTTATAGGATTCAAGGCCTCAGATTCCTTCATCCCAGTTCATCCCATGTTTTAAAAGCatctctgtctgttgttagatGTCCTGAGGAGGAGTACCATGAGATTTCTGCTCTCAGACTTCAAACAGATATAAGTGTATCAATTGATCAAAGAAGAGCTGTTGTGTTACCGATGGTTCTGATGCGCCGATCGTAATTCCTCTATTCCTTCCTGAGCTTGATGGAATTGCAAGTCTGGTTGTCAAAGGAAGTGTAATTAAGCACACTGAAAAAGCTGGGATGAGCAATAATACACTTCTGGTAAGAAGGCACAAGTTCTTTGTTAACAATGTTATGGTCACACAGCAGCAACAGCGCTTGACATAGGAAGCGAAGCACACAGTAGTCAGACACACAAAGAAAATGCAGCGTTCTAGTCTGGTCCCAAAACTGTTTGTGCAGTTTTACCAAGGCGTAACAATGACTATAGGCCTGGGGTTTGCAAGACGACATGAACAGACCTGGGACCGAGCTAGCATCGTTCGTATTAGTGGCTGAAGAGCTCCTCGAAGTTGACAAGCTGTTTAATCTGCTCAGTCTGCATGGAGTGTCTTCTCAGCAATGTCTTAAACTTCAGATCCCTGTGGAAGGAAGGTGCGCAGGGGACGAGAGGCTTTGACCCCGGCCCTGCTGCAACACCCCCGTTCAGATTCAGTGCTTTGGTGCTCCCACTCAGGCTGGGGCAGGTTGAGGTGGGGCTGACCCCGATGTCGGGTATGGGTGCGTGGGGGTTAAGAGGAGGCAGGTATCCCGGCCGGGTGTGGGAGATGTGATCCAGGAGCAGGGCCCCCGAGCCTCTTCTCTCCAGGTTTGCGGGTCCCCTCCTCTGGGCAGTGGTCTCCAGGGATTCCCTGGAGCCTGACAGTGTGGATGACCGGCTGGTGACTAGCTTACGCGTCTCAGTTTCCCCTATACCACACCCTATGCCTTTGTAGAATTCATTACACTCTGGGTGGCTGCTGTGGCCAAACTGGGGCAGCTGGGAGTCAGAGCTATAGTGGTCCATGCCGATGTTGCGGCGGCGGACTACATTCCTTAGGCTGGACACGGCCAGGTTAGGGAGGCAACAGTCTAGGGAGGTTTTGTCCACTGGGAGGACTGGTTCATGGCCACCAGAGGGACAGTTGGGGCAGCCTCCTCCGTCCCCCCTGTGCAAGAGGTTGGGATGGGAAGAAGCTGCAGCACTGTCGTAAGACATCTTCCTACTCAGGCCTCTCCTTCGTCCTCTGCCGCCTCCCTCGCTCCCAGCCACCTGAGATACAAAAAATATATGGAAAAATGTATTATGATGGGCTAAGGGCTCCAGGGCCCTTAGCAGCCCCGTGGCATCTTTGGCGTCGATGCTCTGATGACGGGCGAGGGTCGGATGTACCCCGGGCCCTGCCCTTCTGGACCCAGAGAAGGCCAAGCTGTTGACCCAGAAGGAGAGCTCCTCCTCTGGGGTGATGTCCAGCAGCTCCTCGGTCAGGCTGAAACaacccacacacatacaaaaaaatacacattTGGTTGGAGAGGCTGGAGCAATTGGCAGTTACTAGTGCAGCGCCATGTTAGCAGTTTAGGGGTTAAGTGCCTTCAAGGGCACATTATCAGGGGTTCAAATCCCATGTCTGTCAGGAAAAAAATAGGTTCAGAGTGGGCAGCAACCAGAGGGTTGCTGGCATCAGTGTCACTCTGAACCTATTTTTTTCCTGACAGACATGGGATTTGAACCCCTGCTTCTCTTGGCTACCTACCTAGAGGCCTTGCTCTGCTGCAGCAGTAGGGATGGAGGGATCTTCAGCCAGGGCTCCGAGTGGAGCCGCTGTACATGGAGCAGCTTCACCACCCCAGGACTGGGGCCCCGTAACAGGCTAGGGTCCCTGGTTGGGGAGCCCGGCTGAGAAGAACCAGAACCATTAGAACCAGAGATGGTGGTTCCCCTTCCACCACCCTGGTGGTGGTGCTCCATGAGGCCCAAGAGGGGGCTCCCTGGCTGGGGGGAGGCAATGGCGGGGGAGCCCTGTGGAGGGGTGCGGAGCTGTATGTCTGAGGGGGACATGCAGCAGGTGGCCAAGCCAGGGGTGCAGTGCATGCGCTCTTCCAGGTCGGTTGGTGGAGGCACGTTCAAGTACTGCTTGGTCAACTGGCATCCCGAAGGTAGCTTGTCTGTGGTGATGATAATGAcctgtaatataatataaataatataaaacataataaaatataatatatgctatttagcagacgctttaatCCAAAAGTGACTTATAGTAGAGCATGCAAACAGTTGGCCCCAGCGTAGGGTTGCAAAAATTCAGCAACTTtctcaaaattcccaggttttccagaaatcctggtcggAATACTCCAGCAATTATAAGTTCATAAGCACAAAAtctggaatcctccaaccagaatTTCTGGAAAACTTAGGAATTTGGGGAAAATTACCAGGATTTTGCAAACCTACCCaagcgggaatcaaacccacatccCCACCTCCTTGCCCTTGGCCTTGCAGGCATCCAGTAGGACTCTCAGGGCCTCCTTGTCCCTTGCATTGACAGCATAGACCAAAGCTGAGGAGCCAGAGTGGTCGTTCAGACTGGGGTCGGCTCCACTCCCCAGCAGCAGAGTGAGGACGTCCACTTCAGCCTGCTCCAGACATGCATGCATCAGGGCCGTCTTACCGGCCTTATCCTGGATGTTTGGGTCAGCACCACTCTCCAGCAAGTACCTGTGGGGGGACATGGATGACACGTTAATAAATACTCTGTGGATCAGTAAAATCCTGAAGAAGAGGTAAAGTGTATTTTTACTTGGCAACTCTATGGTAGGGCAGGGGTGGCCAATATTATTCATGGAGGGCAGGTGTTGGTGCAGGATTTGGTCTTCAATGTATTattttagccaggtgtgtaattgTTTTGGCTAGAGTGAAAGTCTGTACACACACTGGCTCATTGGGGATACAATTGAGCTACCCCTGCTCTGTGGTGTTTACTTCCTACTCCTTAACACTAACCCAACCCATACGAGGTGTCATGGACTAGTAACTTACTTACCGAACCATCTTGTGTTTGGGCACGCTCTGTGCGTCTGTGTGGCGTGTCCGGCACGCCACCATGAGGGGCGTCTCACCTCGCTCGTTGCTCTCGTTGATGTAAGCCCCTCCCTCCAGCAGCAGGCGTGTCAGACGCAGTCGACTCAGGAACACGGCCTTGAGTAGAGAGTTCCCATCCGTACGCACCTCCGTCGCGTCCTCCATGCCAGGATCAAAGGTATAGTGGCTCTCTAATGCAGGTACTGGTACTGTGTCTTATAGAGTCATTATTGGTGTAGAGGCAAGTCTGTCAATGCCCTGTGGAATGTCAGATGGACAGAAAAGCAGAATTAAAATAGAAAGGTCATGCTAATGCAGGTAGTGTTACTGTGGTTTAAAGGGTAATCTGTGAGATTCTAGATGTAACTTTGTCATGGCCCTGTGGGAACATATATAGACTGATGtgttcatagaaatataattactagagTATTACTAGAGTAGATTATATAAGGATTCCCCATTCAAGTCAGTGTGCTGTGATGGGTAGACCGGTGGCCATATTGAGTGTACCTATAACTGAGGGGGTCTGAGTTTTTGTTTCCGCTGCTtgaatgtgttgatgtgatggCTCTTTTAGATTTTCTAAAGTTTGAGGATAGATTATGGTAATATTATGAAGTCATAGATTATGGAACCATCTTGGACCACACAGTATTTCCTGCTCCTAACACCTAGGATATCTTCCCTTTATTCTCAGAGAAAGTGAGGCCTAAGGAGGACCATGGAGACGGtctatatcccaaatggcaccctgtatagggagctgtcacaccctgatctgtttcacctgtcttgtgcttgtctccaccccccaccaggtgtcccctattatttttacccattacccatgtgtatttatacctgcttttttgtctgttgccagttcgtcttgttttgtcaGCTCTTACCAGCATGTTTTCCGTTTCTCCAGTTccgtagtttttttccccctactTGAATTCTAGTCTTCCCTGTTCCAActtctctgcctgtcctgaccctgagcctgcctgcctgccactctgtccCTGATTGCCTGCCCTCaacctgccctttgcctgcccctttgtttataataaatattctgagtacagaacaatcca
This genomic stretch from Salmo salar chromosome ssa26, Ssal_v3.1, whole genome shotgun sequence harbors:
- the LOC106587044 gene encoding ankyrin repeat domain-containing protein 34B isoform X1, giving the protein MEDATEVRTDGNSLLKAVFLSRLRLTRLLLEGGAYINESNERGETPLMVACRTRHTDAQSVPKHKMVRYLLESGADPNIQDKAGKTALMHACLEQAEVDVLTLLLGSGADPSLNDHSGSSALVYAVNARDKEALRVLLDACKAKGKEVIIITTDKLPSGCQLTKQYLNVPPPTDLEERMHCTPGLATCCMSPSDIQLRTPPQGSPAIASPQPGSPLLGLMEHHHQGGGRGTTISGSNGSGSSQPGSPTRDPSLLRGPSPGVVKLLHVQRLHSEPWLKIPPSLLLQQSKASSLTEELLDITPEEELSFWVNSLAFSGSRRAGPGVHPTLARHQSIDAKDATGLLRALEPLAHHNTFFHIFFVSQVAGSEGGGRGRRRGLSRKMSYDSAAASSHPNLLHRGDGGGCPNCPSGGHEPVLPVDKTSLDCCLPNLAVSSLRNVVRRRNIGMDHYSSDSQLPQFGHSSHPECNEFYKGIGCGIGETETRKLVTSRSSTLSGSRESLETTAQRRGPANLERRGSGALLLDHISHTRPGYLPPLNPHAPIPDIGVSPTSTCPSLSGSTKALNLNGGVAAGPGSKPLVPCAPSFHRDLKFKTLLRRHSMQTEQIKQLVNFEELFSH
- the LOC106587044 gene encoding ankyrin repeat domain-containing protein 34B isoform X2: MHACLEQAEVDVLTLLLGSGADPSLNDHSGSSALVYAVNARDKEALRVLLDACKAKGKEVIIITTDKLPSGCQLTKQYLNVPPPTDLEERMHCTPGLATCCMSPSDIQLRTPPQGSPAIASPQPGSPLLGLMEHHHQGGGRGTTISGSNGSGSSQPGSPTRDPSLLRGPSPGVVKLLHVQRLHSEPWLKIPPSLLLQQSKASSLTEELLDITPEEELSFWVNSLAFSGSRRAGPGVHPTLARHQSIDAKDATGLLRALEPLAHHNTFFHIFFVSQVAGSEGGGRGRRRGLSRKMSYDSAAASSHPNLLHRGDGGGCPNCPSGGHEPVLPVDKTSLDCCLPNLAVSSLRNVVRRRNIGMDHYSSDSQLPQFGHSSHPECNEFYKGIGCGIGETETRKLVTSRSSTLSGSRESLETTAQRRGPANLERRGSGALLLDHISHTRPGYLPPLNPHAPIPDIGVSPTSTCPSLSGSTKALNLNGGVAAGPGSKPLVPCAPSFHRDLKFKTLLRRHSMQTEQIKQLVNFEELFSH